A window of the Lagopus muta isolate bLagMut1 chromosome 1, bLagMut1 primary, whole genome shotgun sequence genome harbors these coding sequences:
- the POLR3H gene encoding DNA-directed RNA polymerase III subunit RPC8: MFVLVEMTDTVRIPPWQFERKLNESIAEELNKKLANKVVYNVGLCICLYDITKLEDSYIFPGDGASHTKVHFRYVVFHPFLDEILVGEIKSCSQDGVHVSIGFFDDIVIPPESLQQPAKFDEAEQVWVWEYETEEGAHDLYMDIGEEIRFRVVDETFVDTSPTGPSSAEASTSNATEEVQKKEAPYTLVGSISEPGLGLLSWWTNS, translated from the exons ATGTTTGTCCTGGTGGAGATGACTGACACGGTGAGGATTCCTCCCTGGCAGTTTGAGAGGAAACTGAATGAGTCCATTGCTGAGGAGCTAAACAAGAAATTGGCCAATAAG GTTGTATACAACGTTGGTCTCTGCATCTGTCTGTATGATATTACAAAACTGGAAGATTCATACATATTCCCTGGGGATGGTGCGTCGCATACCAAAG TGCATTTCCGCTACGTGGTCTTCCATCCCTTCCTGGACGAGATTCTGGTTGGAGAGATTAAAAGCTGCAGTCAGGATGGCGTTCATG TTTCTATTGGATTCTTTGATGATATTGTCATCCCACCAGaatccctgcagcagccagcaaagTT CGATGAAGCGGAGCAGGTGTGGGTTTGGGAATATGAGACAGAAGAAGGGGCCCACGACCTCTACATGGACATCGGGGAGGAGATCCGCTTCCGAGTTGTGGACGAAACTTTTGTTGACACATCACCAACAGGTCCAAGCTCTGCAGAGGCCTCCACGTCAAATGCCACAGAAGAAGTCCAGAAGAAAGAAGCACCCTACACTCTTGTG GGATCTATCAGTGAACCAGGCCTGGGACTCCTGTCATGGTGGACAAACAGCTAG
- the CSDC2 gene encoding LOW QUALITY PROTEIN: cold shock domain-containing protein C2 (The sequence of the model RefSeq protein was modified relative to this genomic sequence to represent the inferred CDS: deleted 2 bases in 1 codon), producing MHIYSKGKPSLHDGFSSGFLACGSSPHGLPENPAVPTEGAFYNQSIKLAEADPCLLLPTPSPETEHPADPTMSSEPSAPPAVPPLHSPKSPVWPTFPFQREGSRVWERGNLLLRDLPSPLPTKRTRTYSATARASAGPIYKGVCKQFSRSQGHGFITPENGTEDIFVHVSDIEGEYVPVEGDEVTYKVCPIPPKNQKFQAVEVVLTNLAPHTKHETWSGQIIGS from the exons ATGCATATATACTCCAAAGGTAAACCAAGCCTCCATGATGGCTTCTCCTCTGGCTTC TTGGCTTGTGGCAGCTCTCCCCACGGCCTCCCTGAGAATCCAGCGGTACCGACGGAGGGAGCTTTTTATAATCAATCCATAAAG CTTGCTGAAGCAGacccctgcctgctgctccccacacccAGCCCCGAGACGGAGCACCCCGCCGACCCCACCATGTCATCAGAGCCCAGCGCCCCGCCGGCTGTGCCCCCTCTGCACTCTCCCAAGTCCCCGGTCTGGCCCACCTTCCCCTTCCAGCGTGAAGGCAGCCGTGTCTGGGAACGGGGCAACCTCCTACTGCGGGACCTGCCCAGCCCACTGCCCACTAAGAGGACCAGGACCTACTCTGC GACGGCACGTGCCTCTGCCGGGCCCATCTACAAGGGTGTCTGCAAGCAGTTCTCCCGCTCACAGGGCCATGGGTTCATCACTCCAGAGAACGGCACAGAAGACATTTTTGTCCATGTGTCTGA CATCGAGGGGGAGTACGTCCCGGTAGAGGGGGATGAGGTGACGTACAAGGTCTGCCCCATCCCTCCCAAGAACCAGAAGTTCCAAGCAGTGGAGGTGGTGCTCACCAACCTGGCGCCCCATACGAAGCATGAGACGTGGTCTGGGCAGATCATCGGCTCCTAG